TTCCGATCGGCGACGGCGCGCATGCGCCGCTTGATTTCGCCCGCATGGCGCCGGCGCTGCCGATCGCCGGCGCATTGATCGGCGCAACAGGCGCGGCGAGTCTGTTCCTGGCGCGCATCTGCCATCTTCCTGCGCTCGTCTGCGCGCTCGTCGCGGTCGCGGTCCTCACACTCGCCACAGGCGCGCTGCACGAGGACGGACTCGCCGATGTCGCGGATGGGTTCGGCGGCGGCGCGACGGGCGAGTCGAAGCTCGCCATTATGCGCGACAGCCGCGTTGGGACCTATGGCGCCCTGGCGCTGTGTTTCTCCGTCCTGCTGCGCGTCGCGGCGCTCGCGTCACTCTTTGAGCGAAGCGTCGCGCTCGCGGCCGGCGCCCTCATCTTCGCGGGCGCCTTGTCGCGCGTCGCCGGATTGGCGCCGATGATGCGGCTTCCGACGGCGCGCGCCGATGGGCTGGGCGCGACCGTCTCGGCGCCCTCGCGCGAGTTTTGGACGCGCGCCTGGCTCGTAGCGGCCGGCTTTGGTCTCGCGCCATGGCTCGGCGGCGCCGGCTTGATCCAGATCGCAGTTGCGATCTTCGCCGCCTTCGTCGTGGCTGCGCTTATTACCAACCTCGCAAAAAAGCAGATTGGCGGCTACACGGGGGATGTGCTTGGCGCCGCGCAGCAACTCGCGGAGATCGCCATTTTGGCGGCGCTGTCGGCGGGTTGATCGTCAGGCGATCTCGGCAGGTTCGGCGTTGGCGGGTTTCCCTGCTTCTGCTTCGGCGAAGCGCGCAATGGCCGTGCGCACGTCAGTGACGGCCCCGAGCAGCGTTTCGACTCCGGCGCCAGGTTTGACGGCTTCGAGCGCCAGCCGCCGACGGAACGACCGTGCGCCCGGCATTCCGGCGAAGAGGCCGAGCAGATGACGCGTCATCGCTGAGAGCCGCTCGCCTTTCGCGAGTTCGCGGTCGACGTAGGGAAGGAACGCGTCCACGGCGTCGAAGAGGTTGGCGACCGGCGCCGACTGTCCAAACAATTGTGGGTCGACCTCAAGAAGCAGCGCGGGATCATGATAGGCCGCGCGCCCGATCATCACGCCATCGACGAACTGCAGCTGTTCTTGCATCTCGGCGATCCGCGTCAGCCCGCCATTGATGGCGATGGGAACGTCCGGCAAGGCGCGCTTGAGACGGTGCACCAGCGGATAGTCCAGCGGCGGGACGTCCCTGTTTTCCTTTGGCGAGAGGCCCTTAAGCCAGGCCTTTCGCGCATGCACGAACAGCGCGTCGGCGCCGCTTTCGACGCAGGCTTCCGCAAGCGCGAACAGAGCCTGCTCCGGATTTTGATCGTCGACGCCGATGCGGCATTTCACGGTGACGGGAATCGCGACGGTGTCCTTCATCGCTTTGATACAGTCGCCGACGCGCGCAGGCTCGCGCATGAGACAGGCGCCGAACGCGCCGTTCTGCACGCGATCCGACGGACAGCCGACGTTGAGATTGACCTCCGCATAGCCGAATTGCTCGACGGTGCTCGCGGCCTTCGCCAGCGCAGCGGGTTCGGCGCCGCCGAGCTGCATGGCGACGGGCTGCTCAAACGGATCGAACGCCATCAGCCGCGCGCGGTCGCCGTGGATCACCGCGCCGGTCGTGAGCATTTCCGTATAAAGGCGGGCGCGGCGCGACAACAGGCGATGGAAGTATCGGCAGTGCCGATCCGTCCAATCCATCATCGGCGCAACGGCGAATCTAATATGCTGATGTGTCAGCATTGTAGATTTCGTCTCAACGGCACAGGTCGCGTCATGCACGCTCCATTCAACGCCTCGATACGACACTTTCCGTTCGTTTTCGACTCAGTGCGACGGCGCGTTACGCGACGGAAGTCTCTCGACCGGCACCATGGGGAATCGACGTCTCGACGGTATTGACCTGATCTATATTTCCATCATATTAGAAATATGGAAAAGCAGGAAGCCCTGGCCGCACTTGTCGCGCTCGGCCACGAAACGCGGCTCGATATTTTCAGGCTGCTCATGCAAGCCGGACCTAAGGGGCTTGCGGCGGGGCAAATCGGCGAGCGGCTCGCGCTACCGCCGGCGACGCTGTCTTTTCACCTGAGCCAGCTCAAGCACGCGGACCTTGTGACCTTCCGGCGCGAAAGCCGGTCGCTGATCTACTCGGCCGCCTATCCGGTCATGAACGCGCTGCTCGCCTACATGACTGAGAATTGCTGCCAAGGCGCTGCTGCCTCATGCGAGACCACTACTGCTTCAACTTGCCAACCAGAGGAACGTCATGAAACGCCTGCACGTGCACGTGTCCGTTGATGACCTTACGGCGTCGATTAGGTTTTACAGCGCGCTTTTTGAAGCGCAGCCGACGGCCATCAAACCCGATTATGCGAAGTGGATGCTCGATGATCCGCGCGTGAACTTCGCAATTTCGGCGCGAGGCGGACAGGCTGGCGTCGATCATCTTGGGATCGAGGTCGAGACGCCCGAAGAGCTGAAAGAATTCTATGGCCGTCTGCAACAGGCCGAACGGCCTGTGCTGGAAGAAGGCGCCACGACCTGCTGCTACGCAAAGTCCGAGAAAGCGTGGACCTCCGATCCGCAAGGGCTTTTGTGGGAGTCCTTCCTGACCACCGGCGAAAGCACGATTTACGGCGACGATGCAGCGCTTACGGGATTCCGCACGAGCCCAGCTAAGGAGGAGTCCTCCGCCTGCTGCGGCGCGAAGCCAGCGCCTGTGATTGAAGCCGCCTGTTGTTCTGGAGCGGGAGACAGCCAATGACCGACGCGGTTTACAACGTCCTCTTTCTTTGCACCGGCAACACGGCGCGCTCGATCATTGCGGAAAGCATCCTCCGCCGGGACGGCGCTGGCCGTTTCAATGCGTTTTCGGCAGGCAGCCACCCCAAAGGCGTCGTCAATCCTTACGCGATCAAAGCGCTCGAGGAATATGGCTATCTGACAGAAGGTTTCCGCTCGAAGAACTGGGAGGAATTCGCTGGCCCTGACGCGCCGAAAATGGATTTCGTTTTCACCGTCTGTGACAACGCCGCGGGCGAAGCCTGTCCGATCTGGCCCGGTCAGCCGATGACCGCCCATTGGGGCGTCGAGGATCCGGGGGCTGTTGAGGGAACAGAGATCGAAAAATTAAAAGCGTTCAATGATGCATTCCGCTACCTCAGGCTCCGGATTTCTTACCTGCTCGCAACGCCGATCAAGCGACTCGACAAATTGGCGCTCAGGGATCGTTTGCGTGAAATCGGGGAACTCGAAGGCGCAAGCCATGGCCACAAAACGGACGCCTGAGCGATGACCATCGCCATCTATCATTGTCTGCGGCGCTTCCCGCAGGCATCCCTGTAATTGAAACGGCACGACATGGGATCACAGGAAGTTTCGATCCCTCTATCGCGCGGGCAGGCGCGACTGTCCGAGCGGAATCACTGCATGGGTTGATTGCAGGCCGTTCGCGCGCTGTCTGACGTGACATGTACAGATGATCTGTCGTGGTCTACACAAACGAAAAGCGCATGAAGAGACAGAACATATCATTCGGCGTCGGTCGCCGCAGGTTTCTTGAAAGCATCGCTGTGGCCGGCGCCGCAGCGGCGACTCCTTCCGCGGGCGTCGCCCGAGCGGCCCAAGCGCAGGCTCGGGTCGAATACCCGTCCAATCGGCTTGCGAATATTCGCGATCTCAAGGTCAACGAGCCGTTGAGCGTGGCTTATCCTGACGACGACGCGCCGGGCGTTTTGGTCAAGCTCGGCAGGTCCACGCCAAATGGCGTCGGTCCCGACGCGGACATCGTTGGTTTCTCTACGATCTGCCCGCACCGGGGGTTTCCGCTAAGCTATAACATTGGCGATCGCACGTTCAACTGCCCGGCGCATTATTCACGCTTCGATTGCGAGGCGGGCGGCCAGCAGATCTGGGGCCATGCGACCCAAAATCTGCCGCAATACTTCCTGCGCCTTGACGCCAAGGGCGACATCTATGCGGAAGGCGTCGATGAGCTTCTCTATGGCCGGCTGTCCAACGTGCTTTGAGGGGTAAGGCGATGGCTTACAAGCGTCAGATCGACCGACTCCCCATCGTTCCAAGGGATGCAAAGGAGTTCAACGTCGTC
Above is a genomic segment from Methylocystis rosea containing:
- the dusA gene encoding tRNA dihydrouridine(20/20a) synthase DusA, with the translated sequence MLTHQHIRFAVAPMMDWTDRHCRYFHRLLSRRARLYTEMLTTGAVIHGDRARLMAFDPFEQPVAMQLGGAEPAALAKAASTVEQFGYAEVNLNVGCPSDRVQNGAFGACLMREPARVGDCIKAMKDTVAIPVTVKCRIGVDDQNPEQALFALAEACVESGADALFVHARKAWLKGLSPKENRDVPPLDYPLVHRLKRALPDVPIAINGGLTRIAEMQEQLQFVDGVMIGRAAYHDPALLLEVDPQLFGQSAPVANLFDAVDAFLPYVDRELAKGERLSAMTRHLLGLFAGMPGARSFRRRLALEAVKPGAGVETLLGAVTDVRTAIARFAEAEAGKPANAEPAEIA
- a CDS encoding ArsR/SmtB family transcription factor, coding for MEKQEALAALVALGHETRLDIFRLLMQAGPKGLAAGQIGERLALPPATLSFHLSQLKHADLVTFRRESRSLIYSAAYPVMNALLAYMTENCCQGAAASCETTTASTCQPEERHETPARARVR
- a CDS encoding ArsI/CadI family heavy metal resistance metalloenzyme, translating into MKRLHVHVSVDDLTASIRFYSALFEAQPTAIKPDYAKWMLDDPRVNFAISARGGQAGVDHLGIEVETPEELKEFYGRLQQAERPVLEEGATTCCYAKSEKAWTSDPQGLLWESFLTTGESTIYGDDAALTGFRTSPAKEESSACCGAKPAPVIEAACCSGAGDSQ
- a CDS encoding arsenate reductase (azurin) small subunit codes for the protein MKRQNISFGVGRRRFLESIAVAGAAAATPSAGVARAAQAQARVEYPSNRLANIRDLKVNEPLSVAYPDDDAPGVLVKLGRSTPNGVGPDADIVGFSTICPHRGFPLSYNIGDRTFNCPAHYSRFDCEAGGQQIWGHATQNLPQYFLRLDAKGDIYAEGVDELLYGRLSNVL
- a CDS encoding arsenate reductase ArsC, with protein sequence MTDAVYNVLFLCTGNTARSIIAESILRRDGAGRFNAFSAGSHPKGVVNPYAIKALEEYGYLTEGFRSKNWEEFAGPDAPKMDFVFTVCDNAAGEACPIWPGQPMTAHWGVEDPGAVEGTEIEKLKAFNDAFRYLRLRISYLLATPIKRLDKLALRDRLREIGELEGASHGHKTDA
- the cobS gene encoding adenosylcobinamide-GDP ribazoletransferase, translating into MQRALLADVQSFLRFYARFPIGDGAHAPLDFARMAPALPIAGALIGATGAASLFLARICHLPALVCALVAVAVLTLATGALHEDGLADVADGFGGGATGESKLAIMRDSRVGTYGALALCFSVLLRVAALASLFERSVALAAGALIFAGALSRVAGLAPMMRLPTARADGLGATVSAPSREFWTRAWLVAAGFGLAPWLGGAGLIQIAVAIFAAFVVAALITNLAKKQIGGYTGDVLGAAQQLAEIAILAALSAG